A stretch of Halogeometricum sp. S1BR25-6 DNA encodes these proteins:
- a CDS encoding ImmA/IrrE family metallo-endopeptidase, with the protein MVTSDYSAVSFSETDTRHEEMHSTIEQWVEELVDDVDAAQASDEFQEWLDVQSRFHDYSHRNTLLIKLQCPEATKVAGFNTWRNEFDRYVQEGESAVWIWAPIITKRCPECENAPSYHESSDCEYDETPPDEWSKGLVGFKPAAVFDVSQTEGEPLPELGTAATGNADDLVPRLTEIREELGVTVRIIDGDEWKYGDAKGVCKQRSLHDLTPIVEVKARTNQADLAVTLIHEYAHALLHFDLDNKDERSKREVEAEAVAYIVGRYFGLDTSGSAFYLATWQGDEPEVIQERLGRITSTAQQIIGIVVES; encoded by the coding sequence ATGGTAACGAGTGACTACTCAGCGGTGTCGTTCAGTGAGACCGACACCCGACACGAAGAGATGCACAGTACGATTGAACAGTGGGTTGAGGAGCTCGTTGACGATGTTGATGCGGCGCAGGCCAGCGATGAGTTCCAAGAGTGGCTCGACGTCCAGAGTCGGTTCCACGACTACTCGCATCGCAACACGCTGCTCATCAAACTCCAGTGTCCCGAGGCGACAAAGGTCGCGGGATTCAACACCTGGCGGAATGAGTTCGACCGGTACGTCCAAGAGGGCGAAAGCGCGGTCTGGATCTGGGCACCGATCATCACCAAACGCTGTCCCGAGTGTGAGAACGCCCCTAGCTACCACGAGAGCAGCGACTGTGAATACGATGAGACACCACCGGATGAGTGGTCGAAAGGCCTCGTCGGGTTCAAACCGGCGGCTGTCTTCGATGTTTCTCAAACGGAAGGGGAGCCACTTCCCGAGTTAGGGACAGCAGCAACCGGCAACGCTGATGACTTAGTACCGAGACTTACAGAGATCCGCGAGGAGCTCGGCGTGACAGTACGCATCATCGACGGTGACGAGTGGAAGTACGGTGACGCGAAAGGCGTCTGCAAGCAACGGAGTCTCCACGATCTTACGCCGATCGTCGAGGTGAAAGCCAGGACGAATCAAGCAGATCTCGCAGTCACCCTGATTCACGAGTACGCCCATGCACTGCTTCATTTTGATCTCGACAACAAAGACGAACGGTCGAAACGCGAGGTCGAAGCGGAGGCCGTTGCGTACATCGTCGGTCGATATTTCGGACTGGATACGAGTGGATCGGCGTTCTATCTCGCGACATGGCAAGGCGATGAGCCAGAGGTGATCCAAGAGCGGCTCGGCCGTATCACTTCCACTGCTCAGCAGATTATCGGCATAGTCGTAGAAAGCTGA
- a CDS encoding tyrosine-type recombinase/integrase encodes MYQLVKRTVARPDIERNVNVHTFRATFAQRLKENGADIYRIKELLGYDDIRLTMIYLQMKPDELGQEYDKYYVDY; translated from the coding sequence GTGTATCAACTGGTCAAACGGACGGTCGCCAGACCCGACATCGAACGCAACGTGAATGTACACACCTTCCGCGCAACGTTCGCTCAGCGACTCAAGGAGAACGGAGCGGACATTTATCGGATCAAGGAACTCCTCGGCTACGACGATATCCGCTTGACGATGATCTACCTGCAGATGAAACCTGACGAGTTAGGGCAGGAGTACGACAAATATTACGTCGACTACTGA
- a CDS encoding PD-(D/E)XK nuclease family protein: MATNEQLSDRLRDLRISLEAIPEIPEPPKSTFRILGSTHSEQNWNTFLAYFLDPSQPHGFDADLLKNFLDTIQRETATSLEYYHRDIEEIRVETERTSPQNNRLDILIRAPGKWFLWIESKVDSSEGRRQTERYVEDTHVGNEEKCEYPEDGQHYLFLSKQYTADASSDEFHDLSWQHVVDAFQERLRQSHGRYPERSVSQLQDFLSTIGMVTSTDEDDYTMTQKEKIRLLSEYRDDIDELLDAADALRQRALEEWPTLFRSQLDDRLWTEEWQMRDDPGKYGCIFRYGWYRDDENLAPTTDNEATWGNTGFRLHFGHTIRKKQSFSRGELTYYLVCATSVPLRDEFHRVYNSNRWQSKLQPLLEERNITNKGNKKSIMTKTYDVDQSELPESYFSTLATAFEEHRPIAEIVDGVLNESLKNLKRE, encoded by the coding sequence ATGGCGACAAATGAACAGCTGAGTGACCGCTTGCGAGACCTTCGAATCTCGCTTGAGGCTATTCCAGAGATCCCTGAACCACCGAAATCAACGTTCAGAATTCTCGGTTCAACACACTCAGAGCAGAACTGGAATACGTTCTTAGCGTACTTCCTTGACCCATCCCAGCCACATGGGTTCGACGCAGATCTGTTAAAGAACTTTCTCGATACGATACAGCGAGAGACAGCAACCAGCCTTGAGTATTACCACCGAGACATTGAGGAAATAAGGGTTGAAACCGAGCGCACATCGCCACAGAACAATCGACTCGATATACTGATTCGAGCCCCTGGCAAGTGGTTCCTGTGGATCGAATCGAAGGTTGATTCGTCGGAGGGGAGGCGCCAGACAGAACGCTATGTCGAAGATACACACGTCGGGAACGAAGAGAAGTGCGAGTACCCTGAGGATGGGCAGCACTATCTCTTCCTCTCGAAGCAGTATACTGCTGACGCCAGCTCTGATGAATTTCACGATCTCTCTTGGCAACACGTAGTTGATGCGTTCCAAGAGCGGCTTAGACAGTCTCACGGAAGGTATCCAGAGCGGAGCGTTTCCCAACTACAGGATTTCCTCTCGACGATTGGTATGGTGACAAGTACGGATGAAGACGACTACACGATGACACAGAAAGAGAAAATACGGTTACTCAGTGAGTACAGAGACGATATCGACGAGTTACTCGATGCCGCTGATGCCCTCCGCCAGCGGGCCCTCGAGGAGTGGCCCACACTATTCCGAAGTCAGTTGGACGATCGGCTCTGGACCGAGGAGTGGCAGATGCGCGACGACCCTGGAAAGTACGGGTGTATCTTCCGATACGGGTGGTACCGAGATGACGAGAATCTCGCTCCTACGACCGACAACGAAGCAACGTGGGGAAATACGGGGTTCAGACTTCACTTTGGTCACACAATCCGAAAGAAGCAATCGTTCTCACGAGGTGAACTCACCTACTACTTAGTTTGTGCGACTAGTGTTCCTCTCCGTGATGAGTTCCACCGGGTATACAATAGCAACCGATGGCAGAGCAAGCTTCAACCTCTACTGGAGGAACGCAATATCACTAATAAAGGTAACAAGAAGAGCATCATGACCAAAACCTACGACGTCGACCAGTCGGAACTGCCGGAGAGTTATTTTTCTACGCTCGCAACTGCGTTCGAGGAACACCGTCCTATTGCTGAAATCGTTGACGGTGTATTGAATGAATCTCTGAAGAATCTTAAGAGAGAGTAA
- a CDS encoding ArsR/SmtB family transcription factor — translation MATNDTRRAGGRIPEDPEDLLPEESVLSLDEYLAMHAAVGHRTRYEILYRLVHSGDMSPTELEEAMGIDDSTLHYHLNKLVDVGLVEKRQRTERGQDGLYTYYRATVFGEVTLTEGVDELIRGEQEFEAMYDSSGGE, via the coding sequence ATGGCGACGAACGACACTCGGAGGGCCGGCGGTCGCATCCCAGAGGATCCGGAGGATTTGCTCCCGGAAGAGAGCGTCCTCAGTCTCGACGAGTACCTCGCGATGCACGCTGCCGTCGGACACCGGACGAGATACGAGATCCTGTACCGACTCGTCCACAGTGGGGACATGAGCCCCACAGAACTGGAAGAGGCGATGGGCATCGATGACAGCACCCTCCATTACCACCTCAACAAGCTCGTCGACGTCGGACTCGTCGAGAAGCGCCAGCGGACCGAACGAGGGCAAGACGGACTGTACACGTACTACCGGGCGACAGTCTTCGGCGAGGTGACGCTCACCGAGGGCGTCGACGAGTTGATTCGCGGCGAACAGGAGTTTGAAGCGATGTACGATAGTTCCGGCGGAGAGTAA
- a CDS encoding DUF7509 family protein — translation MAVEITRDLIVERLGRVNYDRFLFYLMGPYKSFNLEYVLSEEERREIDVEDLPGPLRRLFRSKDDIDAAQALLRRVQGELRVDPGVNAFLALDVDVDTDDVDAATQSVEYTRCSNATAFVLPFLGHNFGVGEEAGSILEALSETHGDRLLFAHEDDVTSAMIRSAKVRWDLRVETYETESELVDKLRLFAGGIMQRERRGELNRLD, via the coding sequence ATGGCCGTGGAAATCACGCGCGATCTGATCGTCGAGCGGCTAGGGCGCGTGAACTACGACCGGTTCCTCTTCTATCTAATGGGACCGTACAAGTCGTTCAACCTCGAATACGTTCTCAGCGAAGAGGAACGACGCGAGATCGACGTCGAAGACCTCCCGGGGCCGTTACGCCGACTCTTTCGGAGTAAGGACGATATCGACGCGGCACAAGCACTCCTGAGACGGGTACAAGGAGAACTCCGAGTCGACCCCGGAGTAAACGCGTTTCTGGCGCTCGACGTCGACGTGGACACCGACGACGTGGACGCGGCGACGCAGAGCGTCGAGTACACGAGATGCAGCAACGCGACTGCGTTCGTACTGCCGTTCCTTGGGCACAACTTCGGCGTCGGAGAAGAGGCCGGAAGCATCCTCGAAGCGCTCTCGGAGACACACGGCGACCGGTTGCTCTTCGCTCACGAGGACGACGTCACGAGCGCAATGATCCGGTCGGCGAAGGTACGCTGGGACCTCCGAGTCGAAACGTACGAGACTGAGTCGGAACTCGTCGACAAGCTCCGACTGTTCGCCGGCGGTATCATGCAGCGGGAACGGCGAGGTGAGCTGAACCGCTTAGACTGA
- a CDS encoding Cdc6/Cdc18 family protein has translation MADDETGSGNPYGSLDSNPYGTSVEIFADESVLKEDWQPEQLPEREPELEEIRNALAPATRGVNAHNLFLYGKTGQGKTVAIDHEIELLQEYANSSDDLNLSVVKTSANNQTTSYQLCAHLIKEIRGGTKKPSGIDQQSMFDLLYQEISSLKDTVIIVIDEIDAIGSNDELLYELPRARKNSHIDDQWVSVIGISNNLQFRDNLSPKVKDSLYDSEIEFAPYNANQLTTILERRAKRAFVDGVLDGEVIPLCSAFAAQDEGSARQAIRLLYKAGELALNRDDEAVYEPHVREARDILERKRIEEGMRSLTTQDLFALLSIVALEIDEETPARTRQVFQKYKSIVERLDGNQLVERRVRDHLQSLGMQGFLLAETRNTGIQGGSHYRFELKTDLEATLDILGEDGRIDDVVEDLFNIASAKRLISN, from the coding sequence ATGGCGGATGATGAAACGGGTTCGGGGAATCCCTACGGTTCACTCGACAGCAATCCCTACGGTACGTCTGTTGAGATTTTTGCCGATGAAAGCGTTCTCAAGGAAGATTGGCAACCCGAGCAACTTCCCGAGCGGGAACCTGAGCTCGAAGAGATCAGGAACGCTCTCGCCCCTGCAACACGAGGAGTTAACGCACATAACCTCTTTCTCTACGGGAAAACTGGCCAAGGAAAAACGGTAGCAATCGACCACGAAATCGAGTTACTGCAAGAGTATGCCAACAGTAGTGACGATCTCAATCTAAGCGTCGTCAAGACCAGTGCGAACAATCAAACAACGAGCTATCAGCTCTGCGCTCATCTCATCAAGGAGATTCGTGGTGGGACGAAGAAGCCGAGTGGGATCGACCAGCAGTCAATGTTCGATCTCCTATACCAAGAGATTAGCAGTCTCAAAGACACAGTTATCATCGTCATTGACGAAATTGATGCTATCGGGAGTAACGACGAACTCCTATATGAGCTCCCGAGAGCACGGAAAAATAGCCACATTGACGATCAATGGGTGAGTGTTATTGGGATTAGTAACAACCTTCAATTCCGAGATAACCTCTCGCCAAAAGTCAAAGATTCTCTCTACGATTCAGAGATTGAATTTGCTCCGTACAACGCCAATCAGTTGACTACCATTCTAGAGCGGCGGGCAAAACGCGCGTTTGTCGATGGTGTTCTCGATGGCGAGGTCATTCCGTTGTGTTCTGCGTTCGCTGCTCAAGACGAAGGCAGTGCTCGGCAAGCTATCCGTCTCTTGTATAAGGCGGGTGAGTTGGCCCTTAATCGCGATGACGAAGCCGTGTATGAACCGCATGTGCGTGAAGCTCGCGATATCCTTGAACGGAAACGAATCGAAGAAGGAATGCGGAGTCTGACGACACAGGATCTGTTCGCACTTCTCTCTATCGTAGCACTTGAGATCGACGAAGAGACACCGGCCCGGACGCGCCAAGTATTTCAGAAGTACAAATCAATTGTCGAGAGACTTGATGGGAACCAACTCGTTGAGCGCCGCGTCCGCGACCATCTCCAAAGTCTCGGAATGCAGGGATTCCTCCTTGCTGAAACCCGGAACACAGGTATTCAAGGTGGATCTCACTACCGATTCGAGCTGAAAACAGATCTTGAAGCTACTCTTGATATCCTTGGTGAAGACGGCCGCATTGATGATGTCGTTGAGGATCTATTTAATATTGCGTCTGCGAAGAGACTAATCTCTAATTGA